In the Sulfurovum zhangzhouensis genome, one interval contains:
- a CDS encoding tyrosine-type recombinase/integrase, with the protein MSKSNILIAFDEYLSVTKALGTLTISSYLSDLEQLEVFSKKALTQLDTNDVLSFLASFENKRTLNRKLSSINAFFQFCHIHDFISKKIKIPMAKVPKNLPKYLSSEEIMKNLSLIDRSTLMGMRDYALILFLYASGCRVSEALNVQREDIVDGWLKIRFAKGEKERVVPLAPIAIEALATYLQHEQMHSSYLWLNYRGEVLSRISAFKVVKKYLGVSPHVLRHSFASSLIIGGADLRVVQELLGHSSLETTQIYTHIQKQNLAETMRSYHPLS; encoded by the coding sequence ATGAGTAAGAGTAATATTCTCATTGCTTTTGATGAGTATCTAAGTGTTACCAAAGCACTTGGTACTCTCACTATCTCCTCATATCTTTCCGATCTGGAACAGCTTGAAGTTTTTAGCAAAAAGGCATTAACGCAACTTGATACTAATGATGTTTTGAGCTTTTTGGCATCATTTGAAAATAAACGTACTCTCAATCGCAAGCTCTCGTCAATCAACGCTTTTTTTCAGTTTTGTCATATCCATGATTTTATTTCAAAAAAGATCAAAATACCAATGGCCAAGGTTCCCAAGAACCTTCCCAAATATTTAAGCAGTGAAGAGATCATGAAAAATCTTTCTTTGATTGATCGTTCTACGCTTATGGGAATGCGAGATTATGCATTGATACTTTTTTTATATGCAAGCGGTTGTCGTGTTTCAGAAGCATTGAACGTGCAAAGGGAAGATATCGTTGACGGTTGGTTGAAGATACGTTTTGCCAAAGGTGAAAAAGAGCGGGTCGTACCTCTTGCCCCAATTGCAATAGAAGCGCTTGCAACCTACCTTCAACATGAACAGATGCATAGCAGTTATCTATGGCTGAATTATCGCGGAGAGGTACTAAGCCGTATTTCGGCCTTCAAGGTAGTTAAAAAGTATCTGGGAGTCTCACCTCATGTATTGCGACACTCCTTTGCCTCCTCATTGATCATAGGAGGGGCAGACCTGCGTGTAGTGCAGGAATTGCTTGGTCACAGTTCACTGGAGACCACACAGATCTATACCCATATCCAAAAACAGAATCTGGCCGAGACAATGCGCAGTTATCATCCATTGAGTTAA